The following proteins are co-located in the Polymorphospora rubra genome:
- a CDS encoding ABC transporter permease, with amino-acid sequence MSVTEAGAVPAGKAPEKRESGKSDARPPARGLRGDAARRFFRNPMAIVGLVLITIFVVVAILAPWIAPYSPKDNSWLSEVRPGVYPGPSAEHWLGIDPLGRDVFSRLVHGARQSLLIGVVSLALGATAGVFLGLLAGAFGGWVDTVVMRFVDIMLSVPGLLFAIAVAAMLGQSLTSVMIAIAVVNVPIFARLLRGEMLGQRTADYVLAAKSLGISRAGIVFRHVLPNSFTPILVQGTLTLALAIVEAAGLAFLGLSGSDPSTPEWGRMLNDAQSTLAAAPMLAFYPGLAIVLAALGFTLVGESLREALDPKMRR; translated from the coding sequence ATGAGCGTTACCGAGGCCGGTGCCGTCCCCGCCGGGAAGGCTCCGGAGAAGCGTGAGTCGGGCAAGTCCGACGCCCGGCCGCCGGCCCGGGGGCTGCGCGGCGACGCCGCCCGCCGGTTCTTCCGCAACCCGATGGCGATCGTCGGCCTGGTCCTGATCACGATCTTCGTCGTGGTGGCGATCCTGGCGCCGTGGATCGCGCCGTACTCGCCGAAGGACAACTCCTGGCTGTCCGAGGTCCGCCCCGGCGTCTACCCCGGACCGTCGGCCGAGCACTGGCTGGGCATCGACCCGCTGGGCCGCGACGTGTTCTCCCGGCTCGTCCACGGTGCCCGGCAGTCGCTGCTGATCGGTGTGGTGTCGCTGGCTCTCGGCGCCACCGCCGGGGTCTTCCTGGGCCTGCTGGCCGGCGCGTTCGGCGGCTGGGTCGACACGGTCGTCATGCGGTTCGTCGACATCATGCTGTCGGTGCCCGGCCTGCTGTTCGCCATCGCGGTCGCCGCGATGCTCGGCCAGAGCCTGACCTCGGTGATGATCGCCATCGCGGTGGTCAACGTCCCGATCTTCGCCCGTCTGTTGCGCGGCGAGATGCTCGGCCAGCGCACCGCCGACTACGTGCTGGCCGCCAAGTCGCTGGGCATCTCCCGGGCGGGCATCGTCTTCCGGCACGTGCTGCCGAACTCGTTCACCCCGATCCTGGTCCAGGGCACCCTGACCCTGGCCCTGGCGATCGTGGAGGCGGCCGGCCTGGCGTTCCTGGGCCTGTCCGGCAGCGATCCGTCGACGCCGGAATGGGGCCGGATGCTCAACGACGCGCAGAGCACCCTTGCCGCCGCCCCGATGCTGGCGTTCTACCCCGGCCTGGCGATCGTCCTGGCCGCGCTCGGCTTCACCCTGGTCGGCGAGTCGCTGCGGGAAGCCCTCGACCCGAAGATGCGGCGGTGA
- a CDS encoding ABC transporter permease — MLRFVFRRLIQLVPILLGLSILLFAWVRALPGGPAQALLGQRATPEAVRDIEVQLGLDRPLWEQYLQFLWRAVRLDFGASLQTGQPVVDEMLRRFPATIELAVCALLIAVAVGIPLGYLAARRHGTWVDNLVVSGSLLGVTVPIFFLAYLLKFVFAVQLGWLPTSGRADARARTEHPTGFYVLDGIITGDLGASWDAITHLILPALALASIPLAVIVRMTRASVLNVLNEDYVRTAEAKGLLAGTITRRHVLRNSMLPVTTVIGLQLGVLLAGAVLTETVFAFAGVGKFMADGIVERDFPTIQGFILVIAVIYVVVNMIVDLIYGLLDPRVRVS; from the coding sequence GTGCTGCGCTTCGTCTTCCGACGACTGATCCAACTCGTCCCGATCCTGCTCGGGCTCTCGATCCTGCTGTTCGCGTGGGTACGCGCCCTGCCGGGTGGTCCCGCTCAGGCACTGCTCGGGCAACGGGCGACGCCGGAGGCCGTCAGGGACATCGAGGTGCAGCTCGGCCTGGACCGCCCGCTGTGGGAGCAGTACCTGCAGTTCCTGTGGCGGGCGGTCCGGCTCGACTTCGGCGCGTCACTCCAGACCGGCCAACCGGTCGTCGACGAGATGCTGCGCCGGTTCCCGGCCACGATCGAGCTCGCGGTCTGCGCGCTGCTCATCGCGGTCGCGGTCGGTATCCCGCTCGGCTACCTGGCCGCCCGCCGGCACGGCACCTGGGTCGACAACCTGGTCGTGTCCGGGTCGCTGCTGGGCGTGACCGTGCCGATCTTCTTCCTCGCCTACCTGCTCAAGTTCGTGTTCGCGGTGCAGCTCGGCTGGCTGCCGACCTCCGGCCGGGCCGACGCCCGGGCCCGGACCGAGCATCCGACCGGCTTCTACGTGCTGGACGGGATAATCACCGGTGACCTCGGCGCGAGCTGGGACGCGATCACGCACCTCATCCTGCCGGCCCTGGCACTGGCGTCGATCCCGCTCGCGGTGATCGTCCGGATGACCCGGGCGTCGGTGCTCAACGTGCTCAACGAGGACTACGTACGCACCGCCGAGGCCAAGGGCCTGCTCGCCGGCACGATCACCCGCCGGCACGTGCTGCGCAACTCGATGCTGCCGGTGACCACGGTCATCGGTCTCCAACTGGGCGTACTGCTCGCCGGGGCGGTGCTGACCGAGACGGTGTTCGCGTTCGCCGGGGTCGGCAAGTTCATGGCCGACGGCATCGTCGAACGCGACTTCCCGACCATCCAGGGGTTCATCCTGGTCATCGCCGTGATCTACGTCGTGGTCAACATGATCGTCGACCTGATCTACGGCCTGCTCGATCCGCGGGTGAGGGTTTCATGA
- a CDS encoding M6 family metalloprotease domain-containing protein produces the protein MVAALAVGAIVHPQPAIATVPEYSPKITPLDPQDWDNQYDLTWEDFKPVPGVDWTDPNRQPTVDKWNAALVVLDYPNMPFQITQPEGSTIFGNPIGVGDIPRDDVPEFYRDLLNKPGALNHGQTLNSYWMEVSYGKYGVDLTSYGSYQMPRNHFEYGNAPYGDASSCPPNFTCNGNFARDARAAWVADVGEEVANSYDQVFYMGAGLDESTAWQVFGEMMFNGPEDVPDAWGPPAEFDPENKMPNAMKTRYIPWTSWAAGSFTWASAGNRSGNMAESSGTAGYAHEFSHILGIGDNYNGAFAVPAQRTFTGQWDMMSQGSWNGPTGMHTRWKVPADGGSTVGPHHNIRNKLQLGLISEADIVDLSREGLKQSGLVVAKVRARAAGPLTDELLGVRVTLDGAAPVDRTPSCHPSTGGVNCAGTSDYTHYTIETVQQIGVDSYIPGNGVIINKTKPRATNCGTATCFAWTIDPKPEDIGMVDFYQPDGTPRMVVPGDPRQLNDATFNVGTNSGTEFEWVDPHNRLHFYIIDLHYDADGVRTYTVGVRSLDGAGPHTRGVQVNDGKAGRHKPGKAARCTFPVINSGKPVAFDRAAHPTDVKDMARADIYRLSVTTAGAGWNAELYNEVTAIPFHKRDSVTVYVARDPGSTPTATVSLTAVSESDPTVRATATCTVHVSDTGQR, from the coding sequence ATGGTCGCCGCCCTCGCGGTCGGCGCCATCGTCCACCCGCAACCCGCCATCGCGACGGTGCCCGAGTACAGCCCGAAGATCACCCCGTTGGACCCCCAGGACTGGGACAACCAGTACGACCTCACCTGGGAGGACTTCAAGCCGGTCCCCGGCGTCGACTGGACCGACCCGAACCGGCAGCCGACCGTCGACAAGTGGAACGCCGCGCTTGTCGTCCTCGACTACCCGAACATGCCGTTCCAGATCACCCAGCCCGAGGGCTCGACGATCTTCGGCAACCCGATCGGCGTCGGCGACATCCCCCGCGACGACGTACCGGAGTTCTACCGCGACCTGCTCAACAAGCCGGGTGCGCTGAACCACGGCCAGACGCTGAACTCGTACTGGATGGAGGTGTCGTACGGCAAGTACGGCGTCGACCTCACCTCGTACGGCTCCTACCAGATGCCGCGCAACCACTTCGAGTACGGCAACGCGCCCTACGGCGACGCGTCGAGCTGCCCGCCCAACTTCACCTGCAACGGCAACTTCGCCCGCGACGCCCGCGCCGCCTGGGTCGCCGACGTCGGTGAGGAGGTCGCCAACTCGTACGACCAGGTGTTCTACATGGGCGCCGGTCTCGACGAGTCGACCGCCTGGCAGGTCTTCGGCGAGATGATGTTCAACGGTCCGGAGGACGTGCCGGACGCGTGGGGCCCGCCCGCCGAGTTCGACCCCGAGAACAAGATGCCCAACGCGATGAAGACCCGCTACATCCCGTGGACGTCCTGGGCGGCCGGCTCGTTCACCTGGGCCAGCGCCGGCAACCGCTCGGGCAACATGGCCGAGTCGTCCGGCACCGCCGGGTACGCCCACGAGTTCAGCCACATCCTCGGCATCGGCGACAACTACAACGGCGCCTTCGCCGTCCCCGCCCAGCGCACCTTCACCGGGCAGTGGGACATGATGAGCCAGGGCTCGTGGAACGGCCCGACCGGCATGCACACCCGCTGGAAGGTCCCCGCGGACGGCGGCTCCACCGTCGGCCCGCACCACAACATCCGCAACAAGCTCCAGCTCGGACTGATCTCCGAGGCCGACATCGTCGACCTGAGCCGGGAGGGCCTGAAGCAGTCCGGGCTCGTCGTGGCCAAGGTCCGGGCCCGCGCCGCCGGGCCGCTGACCGACGAACTGCTCGGCGTACGGGTCACCCTCGACGGCGCCGCGCCGGTCGACCGGACCCCGTCGTGCCACCCGTCGACCGGCGGCGTCAACTGCGCCGGCACCAGCGACTACACGCACTACACGATCGAGACGGTGCAGCAGATCGGCGTCGACTCGTACATTCCCGGCAACGGCGTCATCATCAACAAGACCAAGCCGCGCGCCACCAACTGCGGCACCGCGACCTGCTTCGCCTGGACGATCGACCCCAAGCCCGAGGACATCGGGATGGTCGACTTCTACCAGCCGGACGGCACGCCGCGGATGGTCGTACCGGGTGACCCGCGCCAGCTCAACGACGCCACCTTCAACGTCGGCACCAACTCCGGCACCGAGTTCGAGTGGGTCGACCCGCACAACCGGCTGCACTTCTACATCATCGACCTGCACTACGACGCCGACGGCGTGCGGACGTACACCGTGGGTGTGCGCTCGCTCGACGGTGCCGGCCCGCACACCCGGGGCGTACAGGTCAACGACGGCAAGGCCGGCCGCCACAAGCCCGGCAAGGCCGCCCGGTGCACCTTCCCGGTCATCAACTCCGGAAAGCCGGTCGCGTTCGACCGCGCGGCGCACCCGACCGACGTCAAGGACATGGCGCGGGCCGACATCTACCGGCTCAGCGTCACCACCGCGGGCGCCGGTTGGAACGCGGAACTCTACAACGAGGTCACCGCGATCCCGTTCCACAAGCGGGACAGCGTGACCGTCTACGTCGCGCGGGATCCCGGCTCGACGCCGACCGCGACCGTGTCGCTGACCGCTGTCTCGGAGAGCGACCCGACGGTGCGGGCGACCGCCACCTGCACGGTCCACGTCTCCGACACCGGACAGCGCTGA
- a CDS encoding ABC transporter substrate-binding protein yields MRITGKLRPVVALTAAAALVAGCSGSGDSSDRDGDRKTFIFGASDDPKTLDAAYVSDGESFRAIFQIYETLVALEPGGTEVVPSLATDWTISDDGLAYTFNLKPNVKFHDGEAFNAAAVCFNFDRWYNFKGAQQNGDISYYWQTIFGGFATKDNESVPETSRYKSCEATSDTTVTLNLAQPSSALLAGLVLPAFSIASPKAITDGGTDVTVQGDSISYSGGFGSTTVAGTGPFKFVSWERGERLVLEANEEYHEGRPKLDEIIFRPIADATARLQALQAGEIDAYEGVAAADVAAVESAAQVVSRPAFNVGYVGFNNNIPLLKNQKIRQAIAHALNRQGLLDAQYPQGAEVANQFLPPSQWGYNSSIAGYEYSEEKAKQLIAESGETNLTLEFWYPANVSRPYMPNPQAVYESFAADLEKVGFTIVPKTVPWTPDYLQNIQSDNLGQLFLLGWSGDYADPDNFVGTFFRENNPQFALNEPNIQGKLNQALAETDQAARQALYEEVNQLLFDYIPGVPFVHNQPLLALASDVTGYTPSPVSLEYFKLIDLGS; encoded by the coding sequence ATGCGCATAACCGGCAAACTACGCCCGGTTGTCGCCCTGACGGCTGCCGCCGCGCTCGTCGCGGGCTGCAGCGGCTCGGGTGACAGCTCCGATCGCGACGGTGACCGCAAGACCTTCATCTTCGGCGCATCGGACGACCCCAAGACCCTCGACGCGGCGTACGTGTCCGACGGCGAGTCCTTCCGCGCCATCTTCCAGATCTACGAGACCCTGGTCGCCCTCGAGCCGGGCGGCACCGAGGTCGTGCCCTCGCTGGCCACCGACTGGACGATCAGCGACGACGGCCTCGCGTACACCTTCAACCTGAAGCCGAACGTGAAGTTCCACGACGGCGAGGCGTTCAACGCCGCGGCGGTCTGCTTCAACTTCGACCGCTGGTACAACTTCAAGGGCGCCCAGCAGAACGGCGACATCTCCTACTACTGGCAGACGATCTTCGGTGGCTTCGCCACCAAGGACAACGAGTCCGTCCCGGAGACCAGCCGGTACAAGTCCTGCGAGGCCACCAGCGACACGACGGTCACGCTGAACCTGGCCCAGCCGTCGTCGGCGCTGCTCGCCGGCCTGGTCCTGCCGGCGTTCTCGATCGCCAGCCCGAAGGCCATCACCGACGGCGGCACCGACGTCACCGTCCAGGGCGACTCGATCTCCTACAGCGGCGGGTTCGGCTCGACGACCGTCGCCGGCACCGGCCCGTTCAAGTTCGTCAGCTGGGAACGCGGCGAGCGGCTCGTGCTCGAGGCCAACGAGGAGTACCACGAGGGCCGGCCGAAGCTGGACGAGATCATCTTCCGGCCGATCGCCGACGCCACCGCCCGGCTCCAGGCCCTCCAGGCCGGTGAGATCGACGCGTACGAGGGTGTCGCGGCCGCCGACGTCGCCGCCGTGGAATCGGCCGCCCAGGTCGTCTCCCGGCCGGCGTTCAACGTCGGGTACGTCGGCTTCAACAACAACATCCCGCTGCTGAAGAACCAGAAGATCCGGCAGGCGATCGCGCACGCGCTCAACCGCCAGGGTCTGCTGGACGCCCAGTACCCGCAGGGTGCCGAGGTGGCCAACCAGTTCCTGCCGCCGTCGCAGTGGGGCTACAACAGCTCGATCGCCGGCTACGAGTACAGCGAGGAGAAGGCGAAGCAGCTCATCGCCGAGTCCGGCGAGACCAACCTGACGCTGGAGTTCTGGTACCCGGCCAACGTGTCCCGGCCGTACATGCCGAACCCGCAGGCGGTCTACGAGTCCTTCGCGGCCGACCTGGAGAAGGTGGGCTTCACCATCGTCCCCAAGACCGTGCCGTGGACCCCGGACTACCTCCAGAACATCCAGAGCGACAACCTGGGCCAGCTGTTCCTGCTGGGCTGGAGCGGTGACTACGCCGACCCGGACAACTTCGTGGGCACCTTCTTCCGCGAGAACAACCCGCAGTTCGCCCTGAACGAGCCGAACATCCAGGGCAAGCTCAACCAGGCGCTGGCCGAGACCGACCAGGCCGCCCGCCAGGCGCTGTACGAGGAAGTCAACCAGCTCCTGTTCGACTACATCCCCGGTGTGCCGTTCGTGCACAACCAGCCGCTGCTCGCGCTGGCCTCGGACGTCACCGGCTACACCCCGTCTCCCGTGAGCCTGGAGTACTTCAAGCTCATCGACCTCGGGAGCTGA
- a CDS encoding ABC transporter ATP-binding protein, which yields MSFLQVRDLTVTFQRSGHPPVRAVDGVTLDVAAGQSVGIVGESGSGKSVTSLAIMGLLPRRGVKVTGQVLLGDRDLTTLTPRQMRDVRGSEVAMIFQDPMTSLNPVITVGRQLTEVITRHSQASRVDARREAESLLRRVGIPDPARRLGEYPHQLSGGMRQRVMIAIAIACRPKLLIADEPTTALDVTIQAQILDLLRDLVSESGCGLIMITHDLGVVAGLCDDVHVMYAGRVVESATATNLFGQPSHPYTDGLLRSIPRMDDDRGAALHTIRGSVRDLVPWDRGCAFQPRCDRAVDACLAGPPAVTDVSVTSPHRARCIRPVNLPASSKSVSTVKGGVR from the coding sequence ATGAGTTTCCTCCAGGTACGCGACCTCACCGTGACGTTCCAGCGGTCCGGTCACCCGCCGGTGCGGGCCGTCGACGGGGTCACCCTCGACGTGGCGGCCGGCCAGTCGGTCGGCATCGTCGGCGAGTCCGGCTCCGGCAAGTCGGTGACCTCGCTGGCGATCATGGGGCTCCTCCCCCGGCGCGGCGTCAAGGTCACCGGCCAGGTGCTGCTCGGCGACCGGGACCTGACCACCCTCACGCCGCGCCAGATGCGCGACGTACGGGGCAGCGAGGTCGCCATGATCTTCCAGGACCCGATGACGTCCCTGAACCCGGTGATCACCGTGGGCCGCCAGCTCACCGAGGTGATCACCCGGCACTCGCAGGCGTCCAGGGTGGACGCCCGCCGCGAGGCCGAGTCGCTGCTGCGCCGGGTCGGTATCCCCGACCCGGCCCGCCGCCTCGGCGAGTACCCGCACCAGCTCTCCGGCGGCATGCGGCAGCGCGTGATGATCGCGATCGCGATCGCCTGCCGGCCGAAGCTGCTGATCGCCGACGAGCCGACCACCGCCCTGGACGTGACGATCCAGGCGCAGATCCTCGACCTGCTGCGCGACCTGGTCAGCGAGAGCGGCTGCGGCCTGATCATGATCACGCACGACCTGGGCGTCGTCGCCGGCCTGTGCGACGACGTGCACGTCATGTACGCCGGCCGGGTCGTCGAGTCGGCGACCGCCACCAACCTGTTCGGGCAGCCGTCGCACCCGTACACCGACGGCCTGCTGCGCTCCATCCCCCGCATGGACGACGACCGCGGTGCCGCCCTGCACACCATCCGCGGCTCGGTACGCGACCTGGTGCCCTGGGACCGCGGCTGCGCGTTCCAACCCCGCTGCGACCGGGCGGTCGACGCCTGCCTGGCCGGCCCGCCCGCGGTCACCGACGTGTCGGTGACGTCGCCGCACCGGGCCCGGTGCATCCGGCCGGTCAACCTCCCGGCCTCCTCCAAGAGCGTCAGCACGGTGAAAGGCGGTGTCCGGTGA
- a CDS encoding ABC transporter ATP-binding protein has protein sequence MSLLEVRDLKVHFPFKAGTLFQRTTGAVKAVDGVDLDVDAGKTFGLVGESGCGKSTLGRAIMRLTEPTSGSVTLDGQDLLALKERPLRSLRRTFQMVFQDPMASLNPRQNVESLLTEPLRAHKMPGGAAGHAKRIRELLDVVGLPSTVVNRYPHEFSGGQRQRLGIARALVLNPKLVIADEPVSALDVSIQAQVINLLKELQERFSLTYLVIAHDLAVVRHISDTVGVMYLGTIIEQASSETLYRTPMHPYTRSLMSAVPVPDPSVEVARKRILLHGDLPSPANPPSGCRFHTRCPWRQASRCDNERPVLRELASGHRVACHFAEDIEAGRIQPRTDVVVDEPAPAKVAEQPDETEEPAEAANLATGRRPNAL, from the coding sequence GTGAGCCTGCTGGAGGTACGTGACCTCAAGGTGCACTTCCCGTTCAAGGCGGGAACGCTGTTCCAGCGGACCACCGGCGCGGTCAAGGCGGTCGACGGCGTGGACCTCGACGTCGACGCCGGAAAGACGTTCGGCCTGGTCGGTGAGTCCGGCTGTGGCAAGTCCACGCTCGGCCGGGCCATCATGCGGCTGACCGAGCCGACCAGCGGCTCGGTCACCCTCGACGGCCAGGACCTGCTGGCGCTGAAGGAGCGTCCGCTGCGCTCGCTGCGGCGCACCTTCCAGATGGTCTTCCAGGACCCGATGGCCAGCCTCAACCCGCGGCAGAACGTCGAGTCGCTGCTCACCGAACCGCTGCGGGCGCACAAGATGCCGGGCGGCGCGGCCGGGCACGCCAAGCGGATCCGGGAACTGCTCGACGTCGTCGGCCTGCCGTCGACGGTGGTCAACCGCTACCCGCACGAGTTCTCCGGCGGGCAGCGGCAGCGGCTCGGTATCGCCCGCGCCCTGGTGCTGAACCCGAAACTGGTCATCGCCGACGAGCCGGTCTCCGCGCTCGACGTGTCGATCCAGGCCCAGGTGATCAACCTGCTGAAGGAACTCCAGGAGCGGTTCTCGCTGACCTACCTGGTCATCGCGCACGACCTGGCGGTGGTCCGGCACATCAGCGACACCGTCGGGGTCATGTACCTCGGCACCATCATCGAGCAGGCGTCGTCGGAGACCCTCTACCGTACGCCCATGCACCCGTACACCCGGTCGCTGATGAGCGCCGTCCCGGTGCCGGACCCGTCGGTCGAGGTGGCCCGCAAGCGGATCCTGCTGCACGGCGACCTGCCGTCGCCGGCGAACCCGCCCAGCGGCTGCCGCTTCCACACCCGGTGCCCGTGGCGGCAGGCCAGCCGCTGCGACAACGAGCGGCCGGTGCTGCGCGAACTCGCCTCCGGGCACCGGGTCGCCTGCCACTTCGCCGAGGACATCGAGGCCGGCCGGATCCAGCCGCGGACGGACGTCGTGGTCGACGAGCCGGCGCCGGCCAAGGTCGCCGAGCAGCCGGACGAGACCGAGGAACCGGCGGAGGCCGCGAACCTGGCAACCGGAAGACGACCGAATGCCCTCTGA